ATCACCGGCTTTACCGCGATGATGGAGCGCCAGGCCCCCGAGACCGCGGTGAGCCTGCTCAACGATTACCTGGAACAGGTGATCGCCATCGCCTTTCGTCACGAGGGCACCCTCGACCGTATCGTCGGCGATGCGGTGGCGATCATGTTCTCGGCGCCGATCCCCCAGGCCGATCACCAGCAGCGCGCCCTGGCCTGCGCCCTGGAGATCAACCGCTTCGCCCAGGGTTACGTCGCCGCCCTGGGCGAGCGCGGCATCGCCTTCGGCCAGACCCGTATCGCCGTGCACAGCGGTGAGGTGGTGGTGGGCAACTTCGGCGGCTCGGTGATCTTCGACTATCGCGCCCTGGGTGATCCGGTGAACACCACCTCGCGCCTGGAAAGCCTGAACGGCCAGATCGGCACCCTGGTCTGCGTGTCCGCCGCCATCCACGAGCAGTGCCCGGAGGTGCCAATGCGTCCGGTCGGCGAGGTGCTGCTCAAGGGCAAGGCCGAGGCCGTGCAGGTGTTCGAACCGCTGGAGGCGATGGCCGTGCCGGCAACTGACCGCGACGTGGCCTACGAAGCGGCCTACCGCCTGCTGGCGAGTGGCGCGGCCGAGGCGCTGAGCGCATTCGAGACGCTCAGCGAGCAGCGACCCTGGGATGGACTGGTGGCCTATCACCTGCAGCGCCTGCGCAACGGTGAGCGCGGCAACCGGCTGGTGATGGCCAGCAAGTAAGGCGGGCCTTAGAACCTGTTCAAAGTCTGCTGCGCGTCGGCACTGCGGCGTTAAAAACAGGCTGGATTGCCAGCCCAGTCGGACTGCTCATTTACAGCTCGTAAACTCCGCGTCCTCGCCTGTTTTTGTGGGGCCGCCTAGGCCTCGCATTGCTCTAGCTCGCTAGACTTTGAACAGGCTCTTAGCGAACGGTGATTTCAACCCGGCGGTTGGCGGGTTCCGGCGTGTTGTCCGGGGTTTTCACCAACAGGTTGCCCTCGCCGTGGGAGGTCACCACCAGCTCCAGCGCCTGCAGGCCATTTTCCTGTAGCTGGCGGGCGATGGCCCGGGCGCGCAGCAGGCCCAGATCCTCGTTATCGATCTTGCTGCCAACGGTGTCGGTATGGCCGATCACCGACACCGCCGAGGGGCCGCGATCACGCACGGTCTGCAATATCTTGGGAATCTCCGCCTGGGACTTCTCGGTCAGCTTGGCGCCACCGGTCCTGAAATACAGCAAATAGCTTTTCGGCAGCGCTGGCTGGGCAGCCCGGGCGGCGGAGAAATCCTTCTCGAGCCTGGGCGGCTCGACCTGGAAGGGCCTGGCGCTGCTGCCGTCGAGGTTGACCGCATAGCCCTTCTGGTCGACCCGGGCCAGGCCCTTGCCGGTTCTGACCTCGATGGCGCCGGTGCTGCCATCGGGGCTTTCCACCAGCACCACGTAGGATTTGGACGCGCAGCCGCTGCTCAGCAAGGCGCAGAACAGGATGGCAAATGCGCGCAGTCGATTGCAGAACATAGCCTTTAGCACTCAATCAACCTTGACGAGAAAGTGCGTGCCACGCACACCGATGGTGCCGGTCGGGGTGTTGATCTCGACGGCCTGCGGCTTGAGCTTGGCGATGGTGCCGGAAATGTAGTCCAGGGTGCCGTGGCTGATCTTGGCGCTCAGCTTCAGCTCGTCCTGGGCCGGGTCGAAGATGAATTCGTCCAGGGTCAGCTCGCTGTTGGGTCCAAAGGACATCACCGTGTTGTCCTCCAGGGTCACGCCCAGGGAGCCCGCCGGGCCGGTCTTCACCGTGCTGCCGACGTACAGCGGCGTGCCGATCGTCGCCGGCACGGTCGCGCCATCCCGGGTGACGCTAGCCTCACCCTGGACCTTCATCACATAGCCGATCGACGAGCTGGGGTCAGCAGCAAAAACCGAACCAGCTAGCAATACGCCAGCCAGTGACCATATCCTGAAAGGTGCAAACACAGTACTCTCCTTTTTTAATCTCATTCCCTGAGTCGAACTGAGCGTTGCACATCCAGCCGCAGCACCGTTGCCTGGTCGGATGGTACGTGAAATACGCGATGGGACCGTAGCGCAGGTTGCAGTATGGCATCAGGGCAAATCAAGCAGCGAATCAGACTACGCTTCAGGAGCAGGAGCCTGGTGGTCACCCTGTTCCTGCTGTTGCAGCTGGCACCGCTGCTCGCCCTGACCCTGGGCGCCCCGCCCCTGCTGGTGCTGGGCCTGTCCGTCGGCATCCTGCTGTGCACCATGCCGCTGGTGCTCGGCGGTATGCAGAGCATAGATCGCACCATCGAGCTGCTGGTGCAGGACACGCAAAAAATCCGCCAGATGGATTTCTCCGGCGAACTGCCGCCGGCCTCGCTGTTCGCCGAGATCGAAACCCTC
Above is a genomic segment from Pseudomonas argentinensis containing:
- a CDS encoding OmpA family protein codes for the protein MFCNRLRAFAILFCALLSSGCASKSYVVLVESPDGSTGAIEVRTGKGLARVDQKGYAVNLDGSSARPFQVEPPRLEKDFSAARAAQPALPKSYLLYFRTGGAKLTEKSQAEIPKILQTVRDRGPSAVSVIGHTDTVGSKIDNEDLGLLRARAIARQLQENGLQALELVVTSHGEGNLLVKTPDNTPEPANRRVEITVR
- a CDS encoding FecR family protein, yielding MKVQGEASVTRDGATVPATIGTPLYVGSTVKTGPAGSLGVTLEDNTVMSFGPNSELTLDEFIFDPAQDELKLSAKISHGTLDYISGTIAKLKPQAVEINTPTGTIGVRGTHFLVKVD